One genomic window of Undibacterium cyanobacteriorum includes the following:
- a CDS encoding TlpA family protein disulfide reductase, translating into MMKQIFIALLSTLSLQLFQSEALANTKVSTTSLNNIKLSGIDSKGQAFDLQNLQGKTILLTFYSAGCTACERDVKLMREFYRDNRQRNFMMVGVNLEKRKEDFDLYARIVNIATPINQQFQLIWKGSLKNFDGLGTIKTDPTHLVINRQGEVVLRREGMFKSEDWDFLWETIDAPTQ; encoded by the coding sequence ATGATGAAACAAATCTTTATTGCCCTCTTGTCTACCTTGTCACTTCAACTATTTCAGAGTGAAGCGCTGGCCAACACTAAGGTATCAACGACTTCTTTAAATAACATCAAACTCTCTGGTATCGATAGCAAAGGACAGGCCTTCGATCTGCAGAACTTGCAAGGCAAAACCATACTACTCACTTTCTATAGCGCTGGCTGCACTGCCTGTGAGCGTGATGTCAAACTGATGCGGGAATTTTATCGAGATAATCGCCAACGCAATTTCATGATGGTGGGTGTCAACTTAGAAAAGCGCAAAGAAGACTTCGACCTGTACGCACGCATCGTCAATATTGCTACCCCAATCAATCAGCAATTTCAGTTGATTTGGAAAGGCAGTTTGAAAAATTTCGACGGACTCGGCACGATCAAAACCGATCCGACGCACTTAGTCATTAATCGTCAGGGCGAGGTCGTATTGCGCCGCGAAGGCATGTTTAAGTCGGAAGATTGGGACTTTTTGTGGGAAACCATCGACGCACCAACACAGTAA